One region of Limisphaera ngatamarikiensis genomic DNA includes:
- a CDS encoding DMT family transporter translates to MNPWVALWIAILSEVIGTLALKASEGFTRWAPSVVVVLGYGAAFYFLSVSLRSIPVGVVYAIWSGAGLALIVVASWFLFGQRLDLAAFGGLFLILSGILVLQCFSQAGRGL, encoded by the coding sequence ATGAATCCCTGGGTGGCATTATGGATCGCAATTCTGTCCGAGGTCATCGGGACCCTGGCGCTGAAGGCGTCGGAGGGTTTCACCCGGTGGGCACCCTCGGTGGTGGTGGTACTGGGTTACGGCGCGGCTTTTTACTTCCTGTCGGTTTCGTTGCGCAGCATACCGGTGGGGGTGGTGTATGCGATCTGGTCGGGCGCGGGTTTGGCCCTGATCGTGGTGGCCAGTTGGTTTTTGTTTGGTCAACGGCTGGACCTGGCAGCGTTTGGAGGGCTGTTTTTGATCCTGTCCGGGATCCTGGTGTTGCAATGTTTTTCGCAAGCGGGCCGCGGACTCTGA
- the nadA gene encoding quinolinate synthase NadA — protein MPGTIVEPTERVRPAPTVPACDPVQREPLTREILELKRRLNAVILAHNYQVPEIQDLADFVGDSLGLSQQAARTRADVIVFCGVRFMAETAKILNPDKLVILPDMDAGCSLEESCPADQLAALQRTNPNFYTIAYINCSAAVKALSDVICTSGNAEKIVRAAPADRDLLFVPDENLGQWVMERTGRPMTLWRGNCYAHVEFRRESLLRLKARHPRARVVVHPESLREVRDLADVICSTEQMIHWCKASPDREFIIVTESGILHRLRKECPDKVFHCAPAFDVNRMPSDACRCSECKYMKLNTLEKLRDCMRRLYPRIELPRDLIERARKPIERMLEITARN, from the coding sequence ATGCCTGGAACGATTGTCGAACCAACCGAGAGGGTTCGCCCGGCACCGACGGTCCCTGCCTGCGACCCGGTGCAACGGGAACCATTGACACGCGAAATCCTTGAGCTGAAACGTCGGCTCAACGCGGTCATTCTGGCGCACAATTACCAGGTGCCCGAAATCCAGGACCTTGCCGACTTTGTGGGCGACTCACTCGGTCTATCCCAGCAGGCCGCGCGGACCCGGGCCGACGTGATCGTGTTTTGCGGCGTGCGGTTCATGGCGGAAACCGCCAAGATTTTGAACCCCGACAAGCTGGTGATCCTTCCGGACATGGATGCGGGTTGTTCTCTGGAGGAGAGCTGTCCGGCCGACCAACTGGCCGCCCTCCAACGGACCAACCCCAACTTCTACACGATCGCCTACATCAATTGCAGCGCGGCCGTCAAAGCCCTCAGCGACGTCATCTGCACCAGCGGCAACGCCGAAAAAATCGTGCGTGCCGCCCCTGCGGATCGCGACCTTTTGTTCGTGCCGGACGAAAATCTGGGGCAATGGGTCATGGAACGGACCGGCCGCCCCATGACGCTCTGGCGGGGGAACTGCTATGCGCACGTCGAATTCCGCCGGGAAAGCCTGCTCCGTCTCAAAGCCCGTCATCCCCGGGCACGGGTGGTGGTCCATCCCGAATCCCTGCGCGAGGTCCGAGACCTGGCCGATGTGATCTGCTCCACGGAGCAGATGATTCACTGGTGCAAAGCCAGCCCCGACCGCGAATTCATCATCGTCACGGAGTCGGGCATCCTGCACCGCCTCCGAAAAGAATGTCCGGACAAAGTCTTCCATTGCGCCCCGGCCTTCGACGTCAACCGCATGCCCTCGGACGCCTGCCGGTGCAGCGAATGCAAGTACATGAAACTGAACACGCTGGAGAAACTCCGCGATTGCATGCGCCGGTTGTATCCGCGGATTGAACTGCCCCGGGACCTGATTGAACGGGCGCGCAAGCCCATCGAGCGGATGCTCGAGATCACCGCCCGCAATTGA
- the nusA gene encoding transcription termination factor NusA yields the protein MNADLLALLDYFEREKGISRERMLAVVHDTLLSAAKKAVGPARQLRVEIDPKSGEIRAYARLIVAQRVASKHDQISLAEAQKLKPGAQVGDEVEVEVTPTDFGRIAAQYAKQWILQNIRKIEKEQIYAEFKDRVGDIVSGTVRRFERSDVILDLGRYEAVLPNRERVPTEEYQVGDHIRAFVKAVEQGPQGPEIILSRADPRFVVKLFELEVSEIRDRTVEIKGIAREPGYRTKLAVHSRDEKVDPVGACVGLRGQRVKNIVRELNNERVDVIRWSPDIRVFVANALAPAKIKAFEVDEARRRIKVITTEDQLSLAIGKRGQNARLTAKLTGWQVDIEAEATVVKGFEEKVAEAVEALAAIPGISREQADILVHHGLTRLEDLLQVEESDLQEIPELADQAAAILEAARAEAQRRTIPLGQNAQPGGAAGT from the coding sequence ATGAATGCAGATTTGCTGGCGTTGCTGGATTACTTCGAGCGTGAGAAGGGCATCAGCCGCGAGCGCATGCTCGCGGTGGTGCATGATACGCTGTTGTCTGCTGCCAAGAAGGCGGTCGGGCCGGCACGGCAATTGCGGGTGGAGATCGATCCCAAGTCCGGAGAAATCCGCGCTTACGCGCGATTGATCGTGGCACAGCGGGTGGCCTCCAAGCACGACCAGATCTCGCTGGCGGAGGCGCAGAAACTCAAACCCGGCGCCCAGGTGGGGGACGAGGTGGAAGTGGAGGTGACACCGACGGATTTCGGCCGGATTGCCGCCCAATACGCCAAGCAGTGGATCCTGCAGAACATTCGCAAGATCGAGAAGGAACAGATTTACGCCGAGTTCAAGGATCGCGTGGGAGACATCGTCAGCGGGACCGTGCGGCGGTTTGAGCGCTCGGACGTGATCCTGGATCTGGGGCGGTATGAGGCGGTACTGCCGAATCGAGAGCGCGTACCCACCGAAGAGTATCAGGTGGGCGACCATATCCGGGCGTTTGTCAAGGCGGTGGAACAGGGGCCGCAAGGGCCGGAGATCATTCTGTCCCGGGCGGATCCGCGGTTTGTGGTGAAGCTGTTCGAGCTGGAGGTTTCCGAGATCCGCGACCGCACGGTCGAGATCAAGGGGATTGCCCGCGAACCCGGTTACCGTACGAAGCTGGCGGTCCACAGCCGGGACGAAAAAGTGGATCCCGTGGGTGCGTGCGTGGGTTTGCGCGGGCAAAGGGTCAAAAACATCGTCCGGGAGTTGAACAACGAGCGGGTGGACGTCATTCGCTGGTCGCCGGATATCCGCGTGTTCGTGGCCAATGCCCTGGCCCCGGCCAAAATCAAGGCATTCGAAGTGGATGAAGCCCGGCGCCGGATCAAGGTCATCACCACCGAGGACCAGCTTTCCCTGGCCATCGGAAAGCGTGGCCAAAACGCACGCCTGACGGCCAAACTCACCGGCTGGCAGGTGGATATCGAAGCGGAGGCCACCGTGGTGAAGGGATTCGAGGAAAAGGTGGCCGAAGCGGTGGAGGCCCTGGCGGCCATCCCCGGCATCAGCCGGGAACAGGCGGACATTCTGGTCCATCACGGTCTGACCCGATTGGAGGATCTGTTGCAGGTGGAAGAAAGCGACCTGCAGGAAATTCCGGAGCTTGCCGATCAGGCGGCCGCCATCCTGGAAGCGGCGCGAGCCGAAGCCCAGCGGCGGACCATTCCCCTGGGGCAAAATGCCCAGCCCGGAGGTGCGGCGGGGACGTGA
- the infB gene encoding translation initiation factor IF-2 yields MVAPAARDDKTTVQAQPKTTPASRLTKVEVPPNAPVISLKPPITVRALAEKLNQKAFKIIADLMDLGVFANVNQTMDPDCARAICAKYGYRFELEKRERHAQVPAAPPRKKAELDPTDRPEDLRPRPPVVTVMGHVDHGKTTLLDAIRKSNVAAKEVGGITQHIGAYTISFPHPERKGELAQITFLDTPGHAAFSAMRARGANVTDIVVLVVAADDGVMPQTIEALNHARAAGVPIIVAINKMDHPAANPLKVRQQLQEQGLIPDDWGGDTIFVELSALTKKGVDKLLEMILLQADLLELKANPNRPAVGNIIESGISPGGPTVTALVRKGTLRVGDALLCGPYYGKVRALINEDGERLKEAGPSVAVKVLGLNGVPEPGSEFTVVEDERKAREIAEQRQEALRTRAAETRAKVTLENLFQVLDAQQAKVLKVVVKADTQGSVEAIVDALKKIDSEKVKLEIIHSAVGTITESDILLASASNAVVIGFHTRVDTGAQELAKREGVQIKLYSIIYELIDQVREAMAGLLEPITREVVLGTAEVKQIFPLSKGPPVAGCMVLQGRMTRGRVRVRRRKDIIYEGNIQSIRRFQDEVTEVRAGLECGIRLDGFGDFQVGDVLECYTVEKVAQTL; encoded by the coding sequence GTGGTGGCTCCGGCCGCGCGCGACGACAAGACCACCGTTCAGGCCCAGCCCAAAACCACGCCGGCAAGCCGCCTGACGAAGGTCGAAGTCCCGCCCAATGCGCCGGTGATCTCCCTCAAACCGCCCATCACCGTCCGTGCGCTGGCGGAAAAACTGAACCAGAAAGCCTTCAAGATCATCGCCGATCTGATGGACCTGGGCGTGTTCGCCAACGTGAACCAGACGATGGACCCCGACTGCGCCCGGGCGATCTGCGCCAAGTACGGCTACCGTTTCGAACTGGAGAAGCGGGAACGGCACGCCCAAGTACCCGCAGCTCCGCCGCGCAAGAAGGCGGAGTTGGATCCCACCGACCGGCCCGAGGATCTGCGGCCCAGGCCGCCCGTGGTGACCGTAATGGGACATGTGGACCACGGCAAAACCACGCTGCTGGACGCCATCCGCAAATCCAATGTGGCCGCCAAGGAGGTGGGCGGCATCACCCAGCACATCGGCGCCTACACCATCTCCTTCCCGCATCCCGAACGAAAGGGTGAACTGGCGCAGATCACCTTCCTGGACACCCCGGGGCACGCGGCCTTCAGCGCCATGCGCGCCCGGGGCGCCAACGTCACGGATATCGTGGTCCTGGTGGTGGCGGCCGACGACGGCGTCATGCCGCAGACCATTGAGGCCCTCAACCATGCGCGGGCGGCCGGCGTCCCCATCATCGTGGCGATCAACAAGATGGATCACCCGGCGGCCAACCCCCTGAAGGTCCGACAGCAGTTGCAGGAGCAGGGGTTGATCCCGGACGACTGGGGTGGCGACACCATTTTCGTGGAGCTATCCGCCCTGACGAAGAAGGGCGTGGACAAACTCCTGGAAATGATCCTGCTGCAGGCCGATCTTCTGGAATTGAAGGCCAATCCGAACCGGCCCGCCGTGGGGAACATCATCGAATCGGGGATTTCCCCGGGCGGACCGACGGTCACGGCCCTGGTCCGCAAAGGCACATTGCGCGTGGGGGATGCCCTGCTGTGCGGGCCGTATTACGGCAAGGTGCGTGCCCTGATCAACGAAGATGGCGAGCGGCTCAAGGAGGCGGGTCCCTCGGTGGCGGTGAAGGTACTGGGTCTGAACGGCGTGCCCGAGCCCGGCTCCGAGTTTACCGTCGTGGAAGACGAGCGAAAAGCGCGCGAGATCGCAGAGCAACGGCAGGAAGCCCTCCGGACCCGGGCCGCCGAGACACGCGCCAAGGTCACCCTGGAAAACCTGTTCCAGGTCCTGGACGCCCAGCAGGCCAAGGTCCTCAAGGTGGTGGTGAAAGCCGACACCCAGGGCTCCGTCGAGGCCATCGTGGATGCTCTCAAGAAGATCGATTCCGAGAAGGTGAAACTGGAGATCATCCACAGCGCGGTGGGCACGATCACCGAATCGGATATCCTGTTGGCCTCGGCCTCCAATGCGGTGGTGATCGGGTTCCATACCCGGGTGGACACGGGTGCGCAGGAACTGGCCAAACGCGAGGGGGTGCAGATCAAGCTGTACTCGATCATCTACGAGTTGATCGACCAGGTGCGCGAAGCCATGGCGGGCTTGTTGGAGCCGATCACCCGCGAGGTCGTCCTGGGCACCGCCGAGGTGAAACAAATCTTCCCGTTGTCCAAGGGCCCGCCCGTGGCCGGTTGCATGGTGTTGCAGGGGCGGATGACCAGGGGACGCGTGCGCGTTCGCCGGCGCAAGGACATCATCTACGAGGGCAACATCCAGTCCATCCGCCGCTTCCAGGACGAGGTCACGGAAGTGCGCGCGGGCCTGGAGTGCGGCATTCGGCTCGACGGCTTTGGCGACTTCCAGGTTGGCGATGTCCTCGAGTGCTATACTGTGGAGAAGGTGGCGCAGACCCTGTAA
- a CDS encoding immunoglobulin domain-containing protein, whose translation MRRWLGTVFWLSSAGLSLLRGISPIEDNSFGHRLPSPPACAVWWCEATYKVGRQRALPATTTNAVWIEAARNEYEPFQLVLYPFEPLTNVVIRVEDWVRSDGRAVLAATNIEVRLVDYVPVQLPTDAGGSPGWYPDPLPPVPTGLELGPEQHQPFWITVHVPKTQPAGEYEGRVLVETPAWTAPWVVPVRLRVFDFTLPDLTHTRTLYDVAIPMRWHGPLTDAQQAEVWDLYMENFRRHRVSPQWPQRYAPLRWEWGVGGFVYNFGAFDEALSRYLDEFGFNTFVFMDEPWTLFGFSRFTPQYNSLFTLLLSGISSHLRQKGWMEKACAYWIDEPANDLIPVVRDGMHAHLYAAPDLRRLLTREPLPELYGLVDVWVPMAVVSVFNNTAERWFDRTAAGEEVWWYVATYPKWPGPNYFIDHPAISHRVRFWLAERYGLQGDLYWDVNWYLDRQFQPINPWTQTTVTNELGQPMGNGDGVLLYPPVREPPTEPVVAGPIDSIRWELVREGLEDREYFWLLRELAGRAALRWGPDHPAVRAAEAVRAEALAVAPSLNNALGDPQNLYAARRALASAIEALGPAELFWVEEPVSRAVAPGENLVLRCEAIGWPPPIYFWYRDGQLEAVTEEGRLRIRGAGPTTVGDYVVVASNSWGRIPSRVARIRGLWAEAPEIVRPPEPRAVRLGNPLVLTVVAVGREPLEYQWFKDDQPVNSDGPAGPTFLRSNTVADVRGQYRVVVSNPAGSVTSAPVQVAVYGDLSSSTVLPTNGIWYYDNRGVALTTGWWLDPATNAAWQSGRAPFGAALPGVATPLATGEGSVPPTVYFFTDLALEDPTGRLQARLRCDDAAVVYLNGQEILRLNMGEGEVPYGRSARVHVDGPPLETVFDLPAETLRPGTNRLAVQLHQYVEPLGPVGIWPFDEPQPPWDRLEGGLAWEAVGTGVVAGVGRWIGCASNAASPTSWLEMTEVPGFATDRPFTVGGWFQWQQGTVPSATSTAIEKPGEFRLYYTGPTVNRYRFQLGSVEVQDQTPGMRAGQWRLVIAWYDGTNACIQMDNGPVYALPAQAPPAGSQPLRALRLETGAGGFAVDDLFLFPRALSPAERTAIYQLGVRRFVTNLLANTTDDAWFEMEIVRLHAIPPQFLGQPQDLVRFEGESAGFRLSAVGTEPIAYQWLFNGVPIAGATQNVLYLDRVGLSDAGDYSLVASNVTGTVTSAPARLNVYGRPALEVLPRVGDNAWQVRLPQLPVAATLQVSTNLVDWEPVGTLAAGSPATNWLLSILPNRPAEFYRLLLHR comes from the coding sequence ATGCGACGGTGGTTGGGGACGGTGTTTTGGTTGTCTTCGGCAGGGCTCTCGTTGTTGCGGGGGATTTCGCCGATCGAGGATAACTCGTTTGGCCATCGGCTCCCGAGCCCTCCGGCCTGTGCGGTGTGGTGGTGCGAGGCCACATACAAGGTGGGGCGCCAGCGTGCCCTGCCGGCAACCACCACGAATGCGGTGTGGATCGAAGCCGCCCGCAACGAGTATGAGCCGTTTCAACTGGTGCTGTATCCCTTCGAACCGCTGACGAACGTGGTGATCCGGGTGGAGGACTGGGTCCGCAGCGACGGCCGGGCGGTATTGGCAGCCACGAATATCGAGGTGCGGTTGGTGGATTACGTGCCGGTGCAACTGCCCACGGACGCGGGCGGCTCGCCCGGATGGTACCCGGACCCGTTGCCGCCTGTGCCGACCGGACTCGAACTGGGACCCGAACAACACCAGCCGTTCTGGATCACCGTGCACGTGCCAAAGACACAGCCGGCCGGCGAGTATGAAGGCCGGGTACTGGTGGAGACACCGGCATGGACGGCCCCGTGGGTCGTTCCGGTGCGACTTCGGGTGTTCGATTTCACCCTGCCGGATTTGACCCATACCCGCACGTTGTACGACGTGGCGATCCCCATGCGGTGGCACGGGCCGCTGACAGACGCCCAGCAGGCCGAGGTCTGGGACCTGTACATGGAAAACTTTCGTCGGCACCGTGTCTCGCCCCAATGGCCCCAGCGGTATGCACCCCTGAGATGGGAATGGGGCGTGGGCGGGTTTGTTTACAACTTCGGCGCCTTTGACGAGGCCTTGTCACGCTACCTGGACGAGTTCGGCTTCAACACATTCGTTTTCATGGACGAGCCGTGGACCCTGTTTGGGTTCTCCCGATTCACGCCCCAGTACAACTCGCTGTTCACCCTGTTGTTGTCCGGGATCTCCTCCCATCTCCGGCAAAAGGGGTGGATGGAAAAGGCATGCGCGTATTGGATCGACGAACCTGCGAACGATTTGATCCCGGTGGTCCGGGACGGGATGCACGCGCACCTGTACGCGGCGCCGGATTTGCGGCGTCTGCTGACCCGGGAGCCGTTGCCCGAGCTGTACGGGCTGGTGGACGTGTGGGTTCCCATGGCTGTGGTCAGCGTGTTTAACAACACGGCGGAACGGTGGTTCGACCGCACGGCGGCGGGCGAGGAAGTGTGGTGGTACGTGGCCACGTATCCCAAGTGGCCCGGGCCGAATTATTTCATTGATCATCCGGCGATATCGCACCGGGTGCGATTCTGGCTGGCCGAACGCTACGGGCTTCAGGGTGACCTCTATTGGGACGTGAACTGGTACCTGGACCGCCAATTCCAACCGATCAACCCATGGACCCAAACCACGGTGACCAACGAACTGGGCCAACCCATGGGCAACGGCGACGGAGTGCTCCTCTATCCGCCGGTGCGGGAACCGCCCACCGAACCGGTGGTGGCAGGGCCCATTGATTCGATCCGGTGGGAGCTGGTCCGGGAAGGGTTGGAGGACCGCGAATACTTCTGGCTGTTGCGCGAGCTGGCGGGACGAGCGGCATTGCGCTGGGGACCCGACCATCCGGCGGTACGTGCAGCAGAGGCAGTGCGGGCCGAGGCTCTGGCGGTGGCGCCGTCCCTGAACAATGCGTTGGGCGACCCGCAAAACCTGTACGCGGCCCGCCGGGCGCTGGCCTCGGCCATCGAAGCCCTCGGACCTGCCGAACTGTTCTGGGTGGAGGAACCGGTTTCCCGGGCCGTGGCGCCGGGTGAAAACCTTGTATTACGGTGCGAGGCCATCGGCTGGCCCCCGCCCATTTATTTCTGGTACAGAGACGGGCAACTGGAGGCGGTCACGGAGGAGGGGCGATTGCGGATTCGCGGGGCCGGGCCGACGACCGTGGGTGATTACGTGGTGGTGGCCAGCAACTCCTGGGGCCGGATCCCAAGCCGGGTCGCCCGAATCCGAGGGCTGTGGGCCGAGGCACCGGAAATTGTCAGGCCACCGGAACCGCGCGCCGTGAGACTCGGCAATCCCCTGGTCCTGACGGTGGTGGCGGTGGGACGTGAGCCGCTGGAATACCAATGGTTCAAGGACGATCAGCCCGTGAACAGCGATGGTCCCGCAGGACCCACCTTCTTGCGCAGCAACACCGTGGCGGATGTGCGGGGACAATACCGGGTCGTGGTGAGCAACCCGGCCGGCTCGGTGACAAGCGCCCCGGTGCAGGTGGCAGTGTACGGGGACTTGAGCTCATCCACGGTTCTGCCCACCAACGGGATCTGGTACTACGACAACCGGGGCGTGGCCCTGACGACCGGATGGTGGCTGGACCCGGCCACCAATGCGGCATGGCAGTCCGGGCGGGCGCCGTTCGGGGCCGCCCTGCCCGGCGTCGCAACCCCGCTGGCCACCGGGGAAGGTTCGGTCCCGCCCACGGTCTACTTTTTCACCGACCTGGCCTTGGAGGACCCCACGGGACGTCTGCAGGCCCGGTTGCGATGCGATGACGCTGCCGTGGTCTACCTGAACGGGCAGGAGATCCTGCGATTGAACATGGGCGAGGGGGAGGTCCCCTATGGGCGGTCGGCTCGCGTTCACGTGGACGGCCCGCCGCTGGAAACCGTGTTCGATCTACCTGCCGAAACCCTGCGTCCAGGGACGAACCGGCTGGCGGTGCAACTGCATCAGTATGTGGAGCCCCTGGGTCCGGTGGGCATTTGGCCCTTCGACGAGCCGCAACCGCCGTGGGACCGGTTGGAGGGTGGGCTTGCGTGGGAGGCCGTGGGCACCGGCGTGGTCGCCGGTGTGGGGCGATGGATTGGGTGTGCCTCCAACGCGGCCTCGCCCACGAGCTGGCTGGAGATGACCGAAGTGCCCGGCTTCGCAACCGACCGGCCCTTCACGGTGGGCGGATGGTTCCAGTGGCAGCAGGGGACCGTCCCGAGCGCCACCAGCACGGCCATCGAAAAGCCGGGTGAGTTCCGGCTTTACTACACCGGCCCGACGGTGAATCGCTACCGGTTCCAACTCGGCTCGGTGGAGGTCCAAGATCAAACGCCCGGAATGCGCGCCGGTCAGTGGCGGTTGGTGATCGCGTGGTACGACGGCACCAACGCCTGCATCCAGATGGACAACGGCCCCGTGTACGCCCTGCCAGCGCAGGCGCCCCCGGCCGGCAGTCAGCCGCTGAGAGCGCTACGCCTGGAAACCGGCGCGGGGGGCTTTGCGGTGGATGACCTGTTCCTGTTCCCTCGCGCGCTTTCACCAGCCGAACGCACCGCCATTTATCAACTGGGCGTCCGACGGTTCGTCACGAATCTGCTGGCAAACACGACGGATGACGCGTGGTTTGAGATGGAAATTGTCCGACTGCACGCCATCCCACCGCAGTTTTTGGGACAGCCGCAGGACCTGGTGAGGTTTGAGGGTGAGTCCGCCGGATTCCGTTTGAGCGCCGTGGGCACGGAACCGATCGCGTACCAGTGGTTGTTCAATGGCGTGCCGATTGCCGGAGCGACGCAAAACGTTTTGTACCTCGACCGGGTGGGCCTGTCGGACGCAGGCGACTACTCGCTTGTGGCGTCGAACGTCACCGGCACTGTAACAAGTGCGCCGGCGCGACTGAACGTGTATGGTCGGCCAGCGCTGGAAGTGCTCCCTCGCGTTGGAGACAACGCATGGCAGGTCCGGTTGCCTCAACTTCCGGTCGCCGCGACCCTGCAGGTCTCCACAAACCTCGTGGATTGGGAACCGGTCGGAACGCTGGCGGCTGGCAGCCCGGCCACGAACTGGTTGCTGTCGATCCTCCCGAACCGGCCGGCGGAGTTTTATCGGCTTTTGCTGCACCGGTAG
- a CDS encoding DHH family phosphoesterase, producing the protein MRTVPRVVARILEVLREAQRICVVGHVRPDGDCIGSQLALALALEAQGRQVTCWNEDAVPEKYRFLDPEGRIQKPHPGETFDCVVATDSASLERLGPGVLAGITERRCLINIDHHVSNTRYGDINWVVPRQPSTGELIHRLLRAARWPITPPIADCLFTAISTDTGSFQYPTTLPSTYHVAGELVARGANLARICHEVYQSFPLTRVRLLKRVYSRFRLTANDQIAYCWISRADIARSGANPADTEGLIDHLRAIEPVVVACLFEEYEPGVVRVSLRSKSDQVDVGAVAAQFGGGGHPAAAGARIPGTPLSVRRRVLAALKKALLNHQPGPQKKSPCLTRAA; encoded by the coding sequence GTGAGAACGGTACCGCGTGTCGTGGCGCGCATCCTGGAGGTGCTCCGGGAGGCACAGCGCATTTGTGTGGTCGGTCACGTTCGGCCGGACGGCGACTGCATCGGCTCGCAACTGGCCCTGGCCCTGGCCCTCGAAGCTCAGGGCAGGCAGGTCACCTGCTGGAACGAGGATGCCGTGCCGGAAAAGTACCGCTTCCTGGACCCCGAGGGTCGCATCCAGAAACCGCACCCGGGCGAAACGTTCGATTGTGTGGTCGCCACCGATTCCGCCAGTCTGGAACGGCTCGGACCGGGTGTGCTGGCCGGAATCACCGAACGCCGGTGCCTGATCAACATTGATCACCACGTCAGCAACACCCGGTACGGCGACATCAACTGGGTGGTGCCCAGGCAACCCTCCACCGGCGAGTTGATCCACCGCCTGTTGCGCGCGGCGCGCTGGCCCATCACGCCACCAATTGCCGACTGCCTGTTCACCGCCATTTCCACCGACACCGGTTCGTTCCAATACCCCACCACGCTGCCCTCCACCTACCACGTGGCGGGCGAACTGGTGGCCCGCGGCGCCAACCTGGCACGCATCTGCCACGAGGTCTACCAAAGCTTCCCACTCACCCGCGTCCGGTTGCTCAAACGCGTCTACAGCCGGTTCCGGCTCACAGCCAACGACCAGATCGCCTATTGCTGGATCTCGCGGGCCGACATTGCGCGGTCGGGAGCAAACCCGGCCGACACCGAAGGATTGATTGATCATTTACGTGCGATCGAGCCCGTGGTTGTGGCCTGCCTGTTTGAGGAATACGAGCCCGGCGTGGTGCGGGTGAGTTTGCGATCGAAGTCCGATCAAGTGGACGTGGGCGCGGTGGCCGCACAGTTCGGTGGCGGGGGACACCCCGCCGCCGCCGGTGCGCGCATCCCCGGCACACCCCTGTCCGTGCGCCGCCGCGTATTGGCCGCATTGAAGAAAGCCCTCCTCAACCATCAACCCGGCCCGCAAAAGAAGTCACCCTGCCTGACCCGGGCCGCCTGA
- a CDS encoding CvpA family protein has product MPINWFDLAVVTVLLLGIWRGQKNGMSGEALPLLKWLVIVLVAARVYEPVGQWLWANSPFGLLTCYVLGYLLVILGVTACFSLLKRWLGGKLIGSDLFGRGEYYLGMGAGMLRFACILVAGLALLNARMYTEAEVRAMRKYQQDVYGSNFFPTLPMVQKEVFEASFLGPRIRTYCSTLLIRPTPPGGKDLRQARRQLPEF; this is encoded by the coding sequence ATGCCGATCAATTGGTTTGATCTGGCCGTGGTCACTGTCCTGCTTTTGGGCATCTGGCGCGGCCAGAAGAACGGCATGTCCGGGGAAGCGCTACCCCTGCTCAAATGGCTGGTTATCGTTTTGGTGGCTGCGCGGGTGTATGAACCGGTGGGCCAGTGGCTTTGGGCCAACAGCCCCTTTGGCCTTCTGACCTGCTATGTCCTCGGGTACCTGCTGGTTATTCTGGGGGTTACGGCATGTTTTTCGCTCTTGAAACGATGGCTCGGCGGCAAGTTGATCGGCAGTGACCTGTTTGGTCGGGGCGAATACTATCTGGGCATGGGCGCCGGCATGTTGCGGTTTGCGTGCATCCTGGTGGCCGGGTTGGCCCTTTTGAATGCCCGCATGTACACGGAGGCCGAGGTCCGTGCCATGCGGAAGTACCAGCAGGACGTTTACGGGAGCAACTTTTTCCCCACGCTGCCCATGGTCCAAAAGGAAGTGTTCGAGGCGTCGTTTCTGGGACCGCGCATTCGGACCTATTGCAGTACGTTATTGATCCGGCCCACGCCGCCCGGGGGCAAGGACCTGCGGCAGGCGCGACGTCAGCTGCCGGAATTCTGA
- the rbfA gene encoding 30S ribosome-binding factor RbfA has product MSSHRVERIRELLKREIGSVIRREFPVEELGLVSVNDVEVSGDLRHATVYVSILGTAEQQKQSVRRLQEQRWRIQDLVARSVVLKYMPVLRFVVDDSIARGTRVIQILEELERGQETPRTELNP; this is encoded by the coding sequence ATGTCTTCACATCGCGTTGAACGGATCCGGGAATTGCTGAAGCGCGAGATCGGCTCGGTGATCCGCCGGGAGTTTCCGGTGGAGGAACTCGGCCTGGTCTCGGTCAACGACGTGGAGGTGTCGGGCGACCTGCGACATGCCACGGTGTACGTGAGCATTCTGGGCACTGCCGAACAGCAAAAACAGAGTGTGCGCCGCCTGCAGGAACAGCGGTGGCGCATCCAGGATTTGGTGGCCCGTTCGGTGGTGCTCAAATACATGCCGGTGCTTCGTTTCGTGGTGGACGATTCCATCGCCCGCGGCACCCGGGTCATCCAGATTTTGGAGGAACTGGAGCGGGGGCAGGAAACCCCCAGGACCGAGCTCAACCCGTGA